From Populus trichocarpa isolate Nisqually-1 chromosome 19, P.trichocarpa_v4.1, whole genome shotgun sequence, a single genomic window includes:
- the LOC18108016 gene encoding WAT1-related protein At5g64700 isoform X2, with the protein MGEKKPYLAVLLVQSIYGGMFMLSKAAFNGGMNNYVFVFYRQAAATLFLAPFAFYFEWKNRPTLSFVTFCKIFFLSLFGISLCLDIFGIGIVYASATLAAAISNCLPVVTFFLALLLRMEVLKLRSVSGIAKIVGIIACIAGAITLALYKGPHFNLLCLHHLFESHNSHGIVSHVPSSQTRIKGCFLLFVSNILWGLWLVLQGRVLKDYPSKLLFITLQCFLSTIQLFAIAIGFERDPREWELGWNVRLLAVAYCGIVVTGVTFYLQAWIIEKKGPVFLAMSTPVTLVFTMFFSAILLCEIITLGRSL; encoded by the exons atgggTGAAAAGAAGCCCTATTTGGCTGTGCTTTTAGTGCAATCAATCTATGGTGGTATGTTCATGCTATCCAAGGCTGCTTTCAATGGTGGTATGAACAACTATGTGTTTGTCTTCTATAGACAGGCAGCAGCAACTCTTTTCTTAGCCCCTTTTGCTTTCTATTTCGAATG GAAAAATAGACCAACCCTATCGTTCGTGACCTTCTGCAAaattttcttcctctctctatTTGG GATTAGTTTGTGCTtggatatatttggtattggCATCGTCTATGCATCTGCAACTTTGGCTGCTGCAATTTCAAACTGCCTTCCTGTCGTCACTTTCTTCTTGGCACTTCTACTTAG AATGGAGGTGTTGAAATTGAGGTCAGTCTCAGGGATTGCGAAGATTGTTGGGATAATAGCATGTATTGCTGGTGCAATAACCCTTGCCTTATACAAGGGTCCCCACTTTAATCTTCTGTGTCTTCATCACCTCTTTGAGAGCCATAACAGCCATGGAATTGTAAGTCATGTTCCTTCTAGCCAAACCAGGATAAAGGGTTGCTTCCTCTTGTTCGTGTCCAACATCTTATGGGGCTTATGGCTCGTGTTGCAG GGACGGGTTCTGAAAGATTACCCATCAAAGCTTCTATTCATAACTCTTCAGTGCTTTCTAAGCACAATTCAATTATTTGCCATTGCCATTGGCTTTGAAAGAGATCCTCGTGAGTGGGAGCTGGGCTGGAATGTTAGACTTCTTGCTGTGGCTTACTGT GGAATTGTGGTGACTGGTGTTACATTCTACTTGCAAGCATGGATTATAGAGAAGAAAGGGCCAGTGTTTTTGGCCATGTCTACACCAGTCACTTTGGTCTTTACAATGTTCTTTTCTGCTATTCTACTATGCGAGATCATCACTTTGGGAAG GTCTTTATAG
- the LOC18108016 gene encoding WAT1-related protein At5g64700 isoform X1, with protein MGEKKPYLAVLLVQSIYGGMFMLSKAAFNGGMNNYVFVFYRQAAATLFLAPFAFYFEWKNRPTLSFVTFCKIFFLSLFGISLCLDIFGIGIVYASATLAAAISNCLPVVTFFLALLLRMEVLKLRSVSGIAKIVGIIACIAGAITLALYKGPHFNLLCLHHLFESHNSHGIVSHVPSSQTRIKGCFLLFVSNILWGLWLVLQGRVLKDYPSKLLFITLQCFLSTIQLFAIAIGFERDPREWELGWNVRLLAVAYCGIVVTGVTFYLQAWIIEKKGPVFLAMSTPVTLVFTMFFSAILLCEIITLGSVLGGLMLVAGLYSVLWGKSKEEKTNDAKCLKAEVDKERSEMKQVVPVETKGPSLV; from the exons atgggTGAAAAGAAGCCCTATTTGGCTGTGCTTTTAGTGCAATCAATCTATGGTGGTATGTTCATGCTATCCAAGGCTGCTTTCAATGGTGGTATGAACAACTATGTGTTTGTCTTCTATAGACAGGCAGCAGCAACTCTTTTCTTAGCCCCTTTTGCTTTCTATTTCGAATG GAAAAATAGACCAACCCTATCGTTCGTGACCTTCTGCAAaattttcttcctctctctatTTGG GATTAGTTTGTGCTtggatatatttggtattggCATCGTCTATGCATCTGCAACTTTGGCTGCTGCAATTTCAAACTGCCTTCCTGTCGTCACTTTCTTCTTGGCACTTCTACTTAG AATGGAGGTGTTGAAATTGAGGTCAGTCTCAGGGATTGCGAAGATTGTTGGGATAATAGCATGTATTGCTGGTGCAATAACCCTTGCCTTATACAAGGGTCCCCACTTTAATCTTCTGTGTCTTCATCACCTCTTTGAGAGCCATAACAGCCATGGAATTGTAAGTCATGTTCCTTCTAGCCAAACCAGGATAAAGGGTTGCTTCCTCTTGTTCGTGTCCAACATCTTATGGGGCTTATGGCTCGTGTTGCAG GGACGGGTTCTGAAAGATTACCCATCAAAGCTTCTATTCATAACTCTTCAGTGCTTTCTAAGCACAATTCAATTATTTGCCATTGCCATTGGCTTTGAAAGAGATCCTCGTGAGTGGGAGCTGGGCTGGAATGTTAGACTTCTTGCTGTGGCTTACTGT GGAATTGTGGTGACTGGTGTTACATTCTACTTGCAAGCATGGATTATAGAGAAGAAAGGGCCAGTGTTTTTGGCCATGTCTACACCAGTCACTTTGGTCTTTACAATGTTCTTTTCTGCTATTCTACTATGCGAGATCATCACTTTGGGAAG TGTTTTGGGTGGGCTCATGTTGGTCGCAGGTCTTTATAGTGTTTTATGGGGAAAaagcaaagaagagaaaacGAATGATGCGAAGTGTTTAAAAGCTGAAGTTGACAAAGAACGCTCAGAGATGAAACAAGTAGTGCCAGTGGAAACTAAGGGCCCATCTTTAGTTTAA
- the LOC112325363 gene encoding uncharacterized protein LOC112325363: MIIPKPFSSKTLLSLSTKPPSSSQFLYSIFISHFSTSSLTPRHSHSHFHSESKSVRVSVWWDFENCHLPSGVNVYRVSQAITAAVRGNGIKGPIQITAFGDVLQLSRANQEALSSTGINLAHIPNGGKNSADRSLLIDLMCWVSQNPPPAHLFLISGDRDFANVLHRLRMNNYNILLATKDTAPSVLCSAASIMWLWNSLVKGENLSGRHFNQPPDGPYASWYGYYKGPLEDPFAVVEQPICSKVEDMPEASSEPAVRPIPKAVMKKICHILSSCPKGMSITDLRIELMKSKVSVDKDLYGYKKFSRFLLSMPHILKLKDNGDGQFNVRGVTVKVPEPFQPGLCKSTPTAIDNGNQPITRSSKSNSEEISVSGPVDGKLSLPSSPKLNLEAPPTKVQQPSSLNENAVKMHIQQLPKQMKQLQQAQPPKQIEQPPAVAEKVEMVNAKVIKDHLPAVKEPVSASEMGFFRKFWRRLFGGKDDDSMLESDNALVESPGDSMVKKNEYTLEECDPSGESPQEKVEKKIVKTPTQGDDLVHPIVEPTSENKTAIRSELHGEMPKKSPGLFKRILNWCKLQGNSSDTSSDQPTEIPEQINSHAGKTEVFSEHSFWREMKSFIDTKKGSLLISQSRTREQIARNLLKEGPLVLRSHNESDVLQLVDMIISEKKWVEEFPSEAFPFKLTRFAAQSTVGDSPASNGLSSMFLSSLSQSNLQRQPGHEGDKKIQNISHTGVSSPVSDAKPSARSRSEILGDCQKLVKETLKEFPGGYNMGSFRKLFLERYGYNLNAKKLGYPKLASLLQIMPGVEIESNYIIPSNEMAKRSSAGRTVLNNTYPRSASSDSELSDASKKDDESDSTWEELGPVDNSISGKEANESVSRMKGIGESVRQPSPDYEYPLSDDEFSDSEKESGKVTRPGGKAKPAFKDVNSALLQMLDSWYSSNEGDIKNKPENPKSMLDSSTNGFQSSDSSVADLVENKNEVVVDSILSSLKKSKKPRIGA; the protein is encoded by the exons atgATCATACCAAAGCCCTTTTCTTCAAAAACCCTCCTTTCACTCAGTACAAAACCCCCCTCTTCTTCacaatttttatattctattttcaTCTCTCACTTCTCAACGTCATCACTAACACCTCGCCACTCTCACTCTCATTTTCATTCGGAATCGAAAAGTGTTAGGGTTTCAGTGTGGTGGGATTTTGAGAATTGCCATTTGCCAAGTGGGGTTAATGTCTATAGAGTTTCTCAAGCTATTACTGCAGCTGTTAGGGGTAATGGGATTAAAGGGCCTATTCAAATTACAGCTTTTGGTGATGTTTTGCAACTTTCAAGAGCTAATCAGGAAGCACTTTCTTCAACTGGGATCAACTTGGCTCACATTCCTAatg GTGGAAAGAACAGTGCTGACAGGTCTCTTCTCATTGATCTTATGTGTTGGGTTTCCCAAAATCCACCACCTGCCCATCTTTTTCTGATTTCTGGTGATAGGGACTTTGCAAATGTTCTACACCGGTTGAGGATGAACAACTACAATATATTGCTTGCTACTAAAGATACTGCCCCAAGTGTTCTCTGCAGTGCTGCAAGCATCATGTGGCTGTGGAATTCTTTGGTCAAAGGGGAAAACCTATCTGGAAGGCATTTTAACCAACCCCCTGATGGTCCCTATGCCTCTTGGTATGGCTATTATAAGGGTCCTCTGGAAGACCCCTTCGCTGTTGTTGAGCAACCAATATGCTCAAAGGTCGAGGACATGCCTGAGGCTAGTTCAGAGCCTGCAGTCCGTCCAATTCCAAAAGCAGTTATGAAGAAAATTTGTCACATTTTGAGTTCATGTCCTAAAGGAATGTCAATTACTGACCTTCGAATAGAGTTGATGAAAAGTAAGGTGTCTGTCGATAAAGACTTGTATGGGTATAAAAAGTTCTCCCGCTTCCTTTTATCCATGCCACATATATTGAAGCTCAAGGACAATGGTGATGGTCAGTTTAATGTACGTGGTGTCACTGTAAAAGTTCCCGAACCATTTCAGCCCGGTCTATGCAAGTCTACACCTACTGCTATTGACAATGGAAATCAACCCATTACCAGGTCTTCAAAGTCAAATAGTGAGGAAATTTCTGTTTCTGGACCTGTGGATGGGAAGTTGTCGTTGCCTTCATCTCCTAAACTAAATTTGGAAGCACCGCCAACAAAAGTGCAACAACCCTCTTCTCTTAATGAGAATGCTGTCAAAATGCATATTCAACAACTTCCAAAACAAATGAAACAGCTCCAACAGGCCCAGCCTCCAAAACAAATTGAACAGCCCCCTGCGGTTGCTGAAAAGGTTGAAATGGTTAATGCCAAGGTAATCAAGGATCATCTGCCTGCTGTGAAAGAACCAGTTTCTGCATCTgaaatgggtttttttaggAAATTCTGGAGAAGATTGTTTGGTGGCAAGGATGATGATTCAATGTTGGAAAGTGATAATGCTCTAGTGGAATCTCCTGGTGATAGCATGGTGAAGAAAAATGAGTACACTTTGGAAGAATGTGATCCTTCTGGTGAGAGCCCTCAAGAGAAAGTTGAGAAGAAAATTGTAAAAACTCCAACTCAGGGTGATGATTTAGTGCATCCCATTGTGGAACCAACTTCGGAGAATAAAACTGCTATACGTTCTGAACTACATGGtgaaatgccaaaaaaaagtCCAGGTTTATTTAAGCGGATTTTGAATTGGTGTAAATTGCAGGGGAATAGTTCAGATACATCAAGTGATCAACCCACCGAAATACCTGAGCAGATAAACAGTCATGCAGGAAAAACTGAGGTTTTTTCTGAGCATTCTTTTTGGAGAGAGATGAAATCTTTTATTGACACGAAGAAGGGATCCCTCCTTATCTCACAATCAAGGACCAG GGAACAGATAGCACGAAATCTGCTGAAGGAAGGACCTTTGGTTCTTAGATCTCACAATGAAAGCGATGTCCTTCAACTGGTGGACATGATAATATCAGAGAAGAAATGGGTGGAAGAATTTCCATCTGAAGCTTTCCCTTTCAAGCTCACTCGGTTTGCTGCACAGAGTACGGTGGGTGATTCTCCTGCTTCAAATGGACTGAGTTCTATGTTTTTGAGCTCCCTATCACAGTCTAACTTGCAGAGACAGCCAGGACATGAAGGGGATAAAAAGATTCAGAACATTTCTCACACTGGAGTGTCCTCACCTGTCTCTGATGCAAAGCCTTCTGCAAGGTCTAGAAGTGAGATATTAGGTGACTGTCAAAAGCTTGTGAAAGAGACATTGAAGGAATTTCCAGGAGGATATAATATGGGCAGCTTTAGAAAGCTGTTCCTTGAGAGGTATGGCTATAACCTCAATGCCAAAAAGCTCGGTTACCCAAAGTTGGCATCCTTGCTTCAGATAATGCCTGGGGTAGAAATAGAATCCAATTATATTATTCCTAGCAATGAAATGGCTAAGCGTTCAAGCGCGGGTAGAACTGTTCTTAATAATACCTATCCTAGATCAGCCAGTTCAGACAGTGAATTATCGGATGCATCAAAGAAGGATGATGAATCGGACTCTACATGGGAAGAACTTGGTCCTGTTGACAATTCTATTTCTGGCAAAGAGGCAAACGAATCAGTGTCAAGGATGAAAGGAATAGGTGAAAGTGTGAGGCAACCATCCCCTGATTATGAATATCCTCTCTCAGATGATGAATTTTCAGATTCAGAAAAGGAGTCTGGGAAGGTAACTCGGCCTGGAGGGAAAGCAAAGCCTGCATTTAAAGATGTAAACAGCGCATTATTGCAAATGCTTGATTCATGGTACAGCAGTAATGAAGGTGATATTAAGAACAAGCCAGAAAATCCGAAAAGCATGCTTGATTCATCCACAAATGGTTTCCAGTCATCTGATTCTTCTGTTGCCGATCTGGTTGAGAATAAAAATGAAGTGGTAGTTGACAGCATATTAAGTAGTTTGAAGAAATCAAAGAAGCCTAGGATTGGAGCTTGA
- the LOC18108017 gene encoding legumin B — protein MGSCSLLSLTLCFLVLFNCCFAQIEQVSSRHGQQQQGQRRSQRSECQIDRINALEPARKIRSEAGVTEIWDENDDQFQCAGVVVIRHTINNRGLLLPAYSNTPKLIYVEQGRGIQGAVFPGCPETFQSSGNSSQDRRESSEDQHQKVRQVREGDVVALPSGVADWFYNNGDSPLVLVQLLDTSNPANQLDQDFREFFLAGNPRQESQSQRSSYQRGQYEGQHGRQYDDESRREQHERSRNVFSGFNERILAEAFNIDTKLARRMQNENDNRGIIVQAQHELQVISPRQSQEEEERQQESRRSTRRHHEDNGVEETFCTARLKLNINDPEDADVFNPRAGRLTAVNSLNLPILRHVQLSAERGVLYANALMSPHWNINAHSIMYITGGNGRIQIVGDNGQAVFDGQVRKGQVVTAPQNFAVVMKAGSQGLEWVSFKTNDNAQISQLAGRVSTIRALPDEVVANSFQISREDARRLKNNRDEVSVLSASRQSKYERD, from the exons ATGGGTTCTTGTTCTTTGTTATCTCTTACTCTTTGCTTTCTTGTTCTCTTCAATTGTTGCTTTGCACAAATAGAGCAAGTATCCTCACGACATGGCCAGCAACAGCAGGGGCAACGACGCTCTCAACGTAGCGAATGTCAAATTGATAGGATCAATGCCCTCGAGCCTGCTCGAAAGATCAGATCAGAGGCTGGTGTCACTGAGATTTGGGACGAGAATGATGACCAGTTTCAGTGCGCTGGAGTTGTAGTTATCCGTCATACCATTAACAACCGAGGCCTCTTGTTGCCTGCATACTCCAATACACCTAAGCTCATCTACGTAGAACAAG GTAGGGGCATTCAGGGAGCTGTATTTCCTGGCTGTCCAGAGACGTTCCAATCATCAGGAAATTCTTCTCAAGATCGAAGAGAAAGCTCAGAAGACCAGCACCAGAAGGTTCGACAAGTAAGAGAGGGTGATGTAGTTGCCTTGCCTTCGGGAGTTGCTGATTGGTTTTATAACAATGGTGATTCACCTCTCGTTCTTGTTCAACTTCTCGACACAAGCAATCCTGCCAACCAGCTTGATCAGGATTTCAGG gAATTTTTCCTGGCTGGAAACCCACGACAAGAATCACAAAGCCAAAGAAGCTCATACCAGAGAGGCCAATATGAAGGTCAACATGGACGCCAATATGATGACGAAAGTCGGAGAGAACAGCATGAAAGATCTCGCAATGTCTTCAGCGGTTTCAACGAGCGAATCCTCGCAGAAGCTTTCAACATTGACACCAAACTAGCAAGAAGGATGCAGAACGAAAATGATAACAGAGGAATCATTGTCCAAGCTCAGCATGAACTTCAGGTGATCAGTCCACGACAGAGTCAAGAGGAGGAAGAAAGACAACAAGAATCCCGAAGGAGCACACGTCGTCATCATGAGGACAACGGTGTGGAGGAAACTTTCTGCACGGCTAGGTTGAAGCTCAACATCAATGATCCAGAAGATGCTGATGTGTTTAATCCACGTGCCGGACGCCTCACTGCTGTCAACAGCCTCAATCTCCCCATCCTTCGACATGTCCAGCTTAGCGCTGAGAGAGGTGTCCTTTACGCA AATGCTTTGATGTCACCACATTGGAACATCAATGCCCACAGCATAATGTACATCACAGGAGGAAATGGAAGGATCCAGATTGTTGGAGACAATGGACAGGCAGTATTTGATGGACAAGTTCGGAAGGGTCAAGTAGTAACAGCACCACAAAACTTTGCAGTGGTGATGAAGGCTGGAAGCCAAGGGCTCGAGTGGGTATCATTCAAGACTAATGACAATGCACAAATCAGTCAATTGGCAGGACGAGTCTCTACCATCCGGGCCTTGCCTGACGAAGTGGTAGCAAACTCATTCCAGATCTCAAGGGAAGATGCCAGGAGGCTTAAGAACAACAGGGATGAAGTTAGTGTTCTTAGTGCATCCCGTCAATCAAAATATGAAAGGGATTAA